A genomic region of Arachis stenosperma cultivar V10309 chromosome 9, arast.V10309.gnm1.PFL2, whole genome shotgun sequence contains the following coding sequences:
- the LOC130951969 gene encoding nuclear pore complex protein NUP1 has protein sequence MATEEEKENNKKNPYGEGLGTGGKFRKRPFRRTQTTPYDRPPNSLRNPTAAAQRNNEGWFYKLIRDPAQRFIFQSANSFFSSIFRKRLPPPPPPPPPPTNPPSHPSSSKDTETEQVLRDNHQEAPFVGNNSSGKQYVAHHESDVQIICSDGESLSELEKLLRQKTFTRSEVDRLTALMRSRTEDAPDAPTQEGEERKKDIAMEPRLPCEPKEEYPKTLPLDNVDKHLAVTPYATSSVPIEDVASPAELAKAYMGSRPSKVSAAMLGVRSTARRDDLTFPKSENFSLSSSVTSIVPRNTRHAAVHENGFVTPRSRGRSAIYSMARTPYSRPYVTSTLKGGRLAVDGEPSSSTQSALDRGMLSGSIPGALKRSSLTLDNDIGSVGPIRRVRQKSNLLYSKGSSSLSIARSGAGGDYSQQPSSSSQNPTLMDENVNDSKPGTSFPALPTKSSEMASKILQQLDKLVSPKEKSSESRLSTVNDISPMKLSPSMLRGQALRSMETVDSSKLLENMQDNKLDGKVGNLFPGAQKLTLQKDTVENRPLKLNAPSDVDATNPKNQFMSSAKSVDSSMINSVSFHPQKKSAFHMSAQEDFLDLDDDAYPNGAVSSFPAAEKETSGSIAMAEKTTSLTGSKNLAVDGEGYVGAAATRVGEKVDISTSITPSIPGANNPVTVGITEATKISFGSEKPASPNGSVANPAMFNFASNVVSSTATGAPADNLTKSAPIFGLEKVPQVPFSSSSPGEGFSPVRFGASDSMAGNFVSSTTVAGTTDSRPKVRESEKGGTETNKDMGFSERSSGPAVSPVTSTSPTSIFTFGQSSTSSQNNGSIALSPPMSSPFSSLGSNNFASQNIFSSSSLAASSTSTSNAFASAGSIMTTSAAAMTASNNCSSSTPLVSSSTSSSTASIFKFGSTPSLSTGFPVSSSGTEPLETKSIKDGGVGNLSSSAFSSSSAAVGSTGSGIFGVSSSSNSQSQGSVLGATVSSGSILGAQVSPDNSQFAASTQSQPLSFGSSASTPSFGLAGSTTSSGSSLFTSSSAGTTSTGFTSGSLFGSSGSSPSFGLTGSAGSSGSSLFTSSATATGTAFPSVGSFGSSAAIPSFGLTESTASSGSSFFTSSSAATNSSFSSGGSLFSSSSPATNIFNSGSTFGLGASASSSAANSNSSNGGTSTGLFGSSTWQPNNSPFGSTFSSSSSTGFSFGASAISAASSSSPFGASTGSVMSTSSPSMFLSTNNASTPRFSFTSAAASTSSQNAFGTPNPVFSFGSTPVNNNDQMSMEDSMAEDTVQATPPGPAAPIFGQQPPPAQSNFVFGASTPSGASPFQFGQNTAPQSPSPFQASGSQEFNAGGSFSLGTGGGDKAGRRMVRVKNKMRKK, from the exons atgGCGacagaagaagagaaggagaacaacaagaagaaccCTTACGGAGAAGGGTTGGGAACAGGAGGGAAGTTCCGAAAACGCCCCTTCCGAAGGACCCAAACGACGCCGTATGATCGTCCTCCCAACTCCCTCAGAAACCCTACAGCCGCCGCTCAAAGAAATAATGAAGGATGGTTCTACAAGCTTATCCGCGATCCCGCACAACGCTTCATCTTTCAAAGCGCCAACTCTTTCTTCTCCTCTATCTTCCGCAAACGCCTTCCcccacctcctcctcctcctcctccccctACCAATCCTCCTTCTCACCCTTCCTCCTCTAAAG aCACAGAAACAGAACAGGTATTGCGGGATAATCATCAAGAAGCTCCATTT GTTGGAAACAATTCATCTGGCAAGCAATATGTAGCACATCATGAAAGTGATGTTCAGATTATTTGTTCTGATGGAGAGAGTTTATCTGAACTTGAGAAACTATTAAGGCAGAAGACTTTCACCAG ATCTGAGGTTGACCGGTTGACCGCACTTATGCGGTCAAGAACTGAGGATGCACCTGATGCACCTACCCAAGAGGGTGAGGAGAGGAAAAAGGACATCGCCATGGAGCCAAGGTTGCCTTGCGAACCAAAGGAAGAGTATCCCAAAACACTTCCTCTAGATAATGTTGATAAGCATCTTGCTGTAACCCCATATGCCACTTCAAGT GTTCCTATTGAGGATGTTGCTTCACCTGCAGAGCTTGCAAAGGCATACATGGGGAGTAGGCCTTCCAAGGTTTCTGCAGCTATGTTAGGTGTCCGAAGTACTGCTCGGAGGGATGATTTGACCTTCCCGAAAAGTGAAAATTTCTCTCTTAGTTCATCTGTTACATCAATTGTGCCGAGGAATACTAGACATGCTGCGGTTCATGAAAATGGTTTTGTGACCCCAAGATCTCGTGGCCGGTCTGCAATATATAGTATGGCTCGGACACCTTATTCCCGACCTTATGTAACGTCAACCCTCAAG GGTGGTCGGCTTGCTGTTGATGGTGAGCCGTCATCATCTACTCAGTCTGCATTGGATCGAGGCATGCTTTCTGGATCCATACCCGGG GCATTAAAGCGTAGCAGTTTAACATTGGATAATGATATAGGATCTGTTGGTCCTATACGCAGAGTCCGTCAAAAGTCTAATCTTCTATATTCTAAAGGTAGCAGCTCTCTATCTATTGCTAGGAGTGGAGCTGGCGGTGATTATTCTCAGCAACCATCATCCTCAAGTCAGAATCCTACTCTGATGGATGAGAACGTGAATGACAGTAAGCCTGGTACGAGCTTCCCCGCTTTACCCACAAAATCAAGTGAGATGGCATCAAAAATACTCCAGCAGCTTGATAAGTTGGTCTCCCCTAAAGAAAAATCATCTGAATCAAGGCTATCAACGGTGAATGACATATCACCAATGAAATTGTCCCCTTCTATGTTAAGAGGACAGGCGCTTCGTAGCATGGAAACTGTAGATTCATCAAAATTGCTGGAAAATATGCAAGATAATAAATTAGATGGAAAAGTTGGAAATCTGTTTCCTGGTGCCCAGAAGTTAACCTTGCAGAAAGACACAGTTGAAAATCGTCCGTTGAAGCTTAATGCTCCTTCTGATGTAGATGCCACAAACCCAAAGAACCAATTCATGTCTAGTGCAAAGTCTGTTGATTCTAGCATGATAAATTCCGTTTCTTTCCATCCACAGAAGAAGAGTGCATTCCATATGAGTGCGCAAGAG GATTTCTTGGACCTGGATGATGATGCATATCCTAATGGGGCTGTCTCATCTTTTCCTGCTGCTGAGAAAGAAACAAGTGGCTCAATCGCTATGGCAGAGAAAACTACCTCTCTGACAGGATCTAAAAATTTGGCAGTTGATGGTGAAGGTTATGTTGGGGCTGCTGCGACTAGGGTTGGTGAGAAGGTTGATATATCAACATCTATAACACCATCTATCCCTGGGGCAAATAATCCAGTTACAGTTGGAATTACAGAAGCTACAAAAATAAGTTTTGGTTCTGAGAAACCTGCTTCCCCAAATGGGTCTGTTGCTAATCCTGCCATGTTTAATTTTGCTAGTAATGTGGTTTCGTCCACTGCTACTGGTGCTCCAGCAGACAATCTAACCAAATCAGCTCCCATATTTGGTTTGGAAAAGGTTCCGCAAGTGCCATTTAGTTCATCATCGCCTGGCGAAGGATTCAGTCCTGTGAGGTTTGGTGCATCTGACTCAATGGCAGGAAACTTTGTCAG TTCAACGACAGTTGCTGGTACAACTGATTCTAGGCCCAAAGTTCGTGAGTCTGAAAAAGGTGGTACCGAGACCAACAAGGATATGGGATTTTCTGAAAGGTCATCTGGACCTGCTGTTTCTCCTGTCACATCAACATCACCCACAAGTATATTTACTTTTGGCCAGAGTTCAACATCAAgtcaaaataatgggtctattGCTTTAAGCCCACCAATGTCTTCACCCTTTTCTTCTCTTGGATCAAATAATTTTGCCAGTCAAAATATATTCAGTAGCTCATCCCTTGCAGCAAGCAGCACCAGCACTAGCAATGCTTTTGCATCTGCTGGCTCCATAATGACAACCAGTGCTGCTGCCATGACTGCATCAAACAATTGCAGTTCTTCCACCCCGTTGGTGTCATCTTCGACTTCAAGTTCAACTGCTTCCATTTTCAAATTTGGATCCACTCCTTCCCTTTCAACAGGTTTTCCTGTATCGTCTTCTGGCACAGAACCTCTGGAAACTAAGAGTATTAAGGATGGAGGAGTTGGTAATCTTAGCAGTTCTGCCTTTTCTAGCTCATCTGCTGCTGTTGGAAGCACTGGTAGTGGCATTTTTGGGGTCAGCTCTTCGTCAAATAGTCAGTCTCAGGGTTCTGTTCTAGGTGCTACTGTTAGCAGTGGTTCGATTCTTGGTGCTCAGGTGTCTCCTGATAATAGTCAGTTTGCGGCTTCTACACAGAGCCAACCTCTTTCATTTGGTTCATCTGCATCAACTCCATCCTTTGGGTTGGCTGGGAGTACAACCTCTTCAGGGAGTTCTTTGTTTACTTCATCGAGTGCTGGCACCACAAGTACTGGTTTTACTTCTGGGAGTTTGTTTGGTTCATCTGGATCGTCTCCATCCTTTGGGTTAACTGGGAGTGCAGGCTCTTCAGGTAGTTCTTTGTTCACCTCATCCGCTACTGCCACAGGTACAGCTTTTCCTTCTGTGGGTTCATTTGGTTCATCTGCAGCAATCCCATCCTTTGGGTTGACCGAGAGTACAGCCTCCTCGGGAAGTTCTTTTTTTACTTCCTCCAGTGCAGCCACAAATTCATCCTTTTCTTCCGGGGGTTCATTGTTTTCTTCCTCAAGTCCTGCCacaaatattttcaattctGGTTCGACTTTTGGACTTGGTGCCTCGGCTTCATCCTCAGCAGCCAACTCTAATAGCTCCAATGGTGGTACAAGCACTGGTTTGTTTGGTTCTTCTACATGGCAGCCCAACAACTCGCCATTTGGTTCCACATTTAGTTCATCATCTTCGACTGGCTTCTCCTTTGGAGCATCTGCCATTTCTGCTGCTTCTAGTAGTTCACCCTTTGGAGCATCCACTGGTTCTGTTATGTCTACCAGTTCACCTTCGATGTTTTTATCAACCAACAATGCATCAACTCCTCGATTCTCATTCACTTCAGCTGCAGCCTCTACCTCCAGTCAGAATGCCTTTGGAACTCCTAACCCCGTCTTCTCATTTGGTTCCACTCCTGTTAATAATAATGATCAGATGAGTATGGAGGACAGTATGGCTGAGGACACAGTTCAAGCAACTCCACCAGGGCCGGCAGCTCCTATATTCGGTCAGCAACCTCCACCAGCTCAGTCAAATTTTGTATTTGGAGCATCAACTCCATCAGGAGCCAGTCCTTTCCAGTTTGGTCAGAATACTGCTCCACAGAGCCCTTCTCCATTTCAGGCCTCTGGCAGTCAAGAGTTCAACGCAGGTGGGAGTTTCTCATTGGGCACGGGTGGCGGTGACAAGGCTGGTCGACGGATGGTGAGAGTTAAGAACAAGATGCGGAAGAAGTAA
- the LOC130947938 gene encoding uncharacterized protein LOC130947938 gives MQNSVRNYLTGQPKLFSTENKTSSVEVYLPSNKYRSSVYGLPVPPYGEVQGDIEVRSYIQDETVDAKFSQLNQAAQQIDQSHEQDMEIGYEEGTPPPPTYEGLEQRFIDEITKLARERSDAEDAEFARHTERILEINKEYHEKLSALRNLQATRREEFLRKELQARLNQYQESKRNYSPHMKVPVPDAHGFTSPSTFTAEANSIFHGAMKYNKHDRERTMSLSSGRSQGSEARVPLPLGRVYNNSTPYH, from the exons ATGCAGAACTCTGTAAGAAACTATCTTACAGGACAGCCAAAGTTGTTTTCTACTGAGAATAAAACTTCAAGTGTAGAGGTTTATTTGCCGAGCAATAAATATAGATCAAGCGTATATGGCTTGCCAGTTCCTCCATATGGCGAAG TTCAAGGGGACATTGAGGTAAGGTCCTACATACAGGATGAGACAGTTGATGCCAAGTTTAGCCAACTGAATCAAGCCGCACAACAAATCGACCAAAGTCATGAACAAGACATGGAAATTGGATACGAAGAGGGCACCCCTCCACCACCAACTTATGAGGGCCTTGAACAAAGATTTATAGATGAAATCACAAAACTAGCCAGAGAACGGAGTGATGCAGAGGACGCAGAATTTGCGAGGCATACCGAG AGAATACTTGAGATAAACAAAGAGTACCATGAGAAGTTGTCTGCACTAAGAAATCTACAAGCAACTCGACGAGAAGAGTTTCTTCGTAAGGAACTTCAGGCGCGATTAAATCAGTAtcaagaaagtaaaagaaacTACTCACCCCATATGAAGGTGCCGGTGCCAGATGCCCATGGCTTTACAAGTCCTTCAACATTCACTGCAGAAGCAAATAGTATATTCCATGGTGCTATGAAGTATAATAAACATGATAGAGAACGAACCATGTCATTATCAAGTGGGAGAAGTCAAGGAAGCGAGGCAAGGGTTCCCTTACCCCTGGGTCGTGTTTACAATAACAGCACACCATATCACTAG